Proteins from a single region of Argiope bruennichi chromosome 6, qqArgBrue1.1, whole genome shotgun sequence:
- the LOC129972830 gene encoding uncharacterized protein LOC129972830 — MAAIWMATKFFLSYRSNIGIDRQYNMAYIHVILLDKGTTSTTSSVAFCSMHLIVHPKYAGCEEVFLTGDVEGDETIQGRSILLSDNSWPLMLLFRLKSMSSPSIIRFSRSKNVFTRKQFFIRGGYSLQMSSKYMEFKGMI; from the exons ATGGCAGCTATCTGGATGGCCacgaaattttttctttcgtACAGAAGTAATATCG gCATTGACAGACAGTACAACATGGCCTATATCCATGTCATTTTGCTTGATAAAGGCACTACGTCAACCACCAGTAGTGTTGCTTTCTGTTCCATGCACTTGATTGTCCACCCCAAATATGCTGGATGCGAGGAAGTATTCCTTACAGGTGATGTTGAAGGTGATGAGACAATTCAAGGGCGCA GTATTCTTCTGTCAGACAACTCATGGCCGTTGATGCTACTTTTCCGGTTAAAAAGTATGTCATCACCATCGATAATACGCTTTTCAAGGTCCAAAAACGTCTTCACTAGAAAGCAGTTCTTTATACGGGGAGGATATTCCCTTCAGATGAGTTCGAAGTACATGGAATTCAAAGGCATG ATCTAA